A section of the Oreochromis aureus strain Israel breed Guangdong linkage group 22, ZZ_aureus, whole genome shotgun sequence genome encodes:
- the LOC116318874 gene encoding XK-related protein 8-like: MSGTQANFKYSGWDFLFTCVGLPLYLVDIGLDIWTAVSFYKEKAYVCLAVLLVLLLGSSLLTQAYSWLWYSYEKFRMKTKVEGWPTKRLLKLLHVFQLGIYFRHAGVLEKAVESFHTKLRDPEGVAVFLSHDLSMLRIVETFSESAPQLTLMLTIILQQGHLDPVTVLKAVGSASAIAFTVTTYHRSLRSFLPAKENQKISSSVIYLIWNLVLISSRLTALALFASVLPCFIFTHFICSWLVLFFFAWRSKTDFMDSSCGEWLYRATVGLIWYFNWFSVAKGTTRYRTALYHGYILTDICILCAVWCWKMSTDPPDFVIEPMHALITAACVIAVYVLGLILKVIYYKVFHPNPDKDELKGASTEQQPEGEVGLYMFAAAANMAAHHPPAPSAHCNKRMRKLAENFYS; this comes from the exons ATGTCAGGCACTCAGGCTAACTTTAAATACTCCGGCTGGGACTTCCTCTTCACTTGTGTGGGCCTGCCGCTGTACCTGGTTGACATAGGGCTGGATATATGGACCGCTGTTTCCTTCTACAAGGAAAAGGCCTACGTGTGCCTTGCTGTCCTGCTGGTTTTGCTCCTGGGCTCGTCACTGCTCACTCAGGCTTACAGCTGGCTTTGGTATAGCTATGAGAAGTTTAGGATGAAGACAAAGGTCGAGGGCTGGCCTACCAAGAGGCTGCTCAAACTGCTGCATGTTTTCCAGCTGGGAATCTACTTCAG GCACGCAGGAGTCCTGGAAAAGGCTGTAGAGAGCTTCCACACAAAGCTCCGTGACCCTGAGGGTGTAGCTGTGTTTCTGAGCCACGATCTGAGCATGCTACGAATCGTAGAGACGTTTTCAGAGAGCGCCCCGCAGCTCACGCTCATGCTCACCATCATTCTGCAGCAGGGCCATCTGGATCCTGTTACAG TTCTAAAAGCCGTCGGCTCGGCCTCGGCTATCGCCTTCACTGTGACGACCTACCATCGCTCGCTGCGCTCCTTCCTGCCTGCCAAAGAAAACCAGAAGATATCCTCATCAGTCATCTACTTGATCTGGAACTTGGTTCTCATCTCTTCTCGTCTCACTGCCCTCGCTCTTTTTGCCTCCGTGCTGCCCTGCTTCATCTTCACCCACTTCATCTGCTCTTGGCTGGTTTTATTCTTCTTCGCTTGGCGATCCAAGACGGACTTCATGGATAGTTCTTGTGGAGAATGGCTTTATCGAGCCACTGTTGGCCTCATTTGGTATTTTAACTGGTTTAGTGTGGCCAAGGGGACGACGCGGTACAGGACTGCGCTCTATCACGGGTACATACTGACTGATatttgcatcctctgtgctgtgTGGTGCTGGAAGATGAGCACAGATCCTCCTGATTTTGTGATAGAGCCCATGCACGCTTTaatcacagctgcctgtgttATTGCAGTTTACGTCCTCGGTCTAATACTTAAAGTTATTTATTATAAAGTCTTCCATCCAAACCCTGACAAAGATGAGCTGAAAGGTGCCAGCACAGAGCAGCAACCTGAAGGTGAAGTGGGACTTTATATGTTTGCAGCCGCAGCAAACATGGCAGCTCATCATCCGCCCGCGCCATCAGCACACTGCAATAAAAGAATGAGGAAGCTGGCCGAGAACTTCTACTCCTGA
- the LOC116318875 gene encoding XK-related protein 8-like, translated as MSGTQANFKYSGWDFLFTCVGLPLYLVDIGLDIWTAVSFYKEKAYACLAVLLVLLLGSSLLTQAYSWLWYSYDKFERKSKVERWPTERLLKLLHVFQLGIYFRHAGVLEKAVENFMTKLPDAEGVAVFLSHDLSMLRIVETFSESAPQLTLMLTIILQQGHLDPVTVLKAVGSASAIAFTVTTYHRSMRSFLPAKKTQNIISSVICFIWNLVLISSRLTALALFASVLPCFIFAHFICSWLVLFFFAWRSKTDFMESPGGEWLYRATVGLIWYFNWFNVAEGTTRYRTALYHGYILTDICILCAVWCWKMSTDPPDFVIEPMHALITAACVIAVYVLGLILKVIYYKVFHPNLDKDELKGASTEQQPEDEVGFRVFAAAANMADHPPSSPSAHCNKRMRKLAENFYS; from the exons ATGTCAGGCACTCAGGCTAACTTTAAATACTCCGGCTGGGACTTCCTCTTCACTTGTGTGGGCCTGCCGCTGTACCTGGTTGACATAGGGCTGGATATATGGACCGCTGTGTCCTTCTATAAGGAAAAGGCCTACGCGTGCCTTGCTGTCCTGCTGGTTTTGCTCCTGGGCTCGTCACTGCTCACTCAGGCTTACAGCTGGCTTTGGTATAGCTATGACAAGTTTGAGAGGAAGTCGAAGGTTGAGCGCTGGCCTACCGAGAGGCTGCTGAAACTGCTGCATGTTTTCCAGCTGGGAATCTACTTCAG GCACGCAGGAGTCCTGGAAAAGGCTGTAGAGAACTTCATGACAAAGCTCCCTGACGCAGAGGGTGTAGCTGTGTTTCTGAGCCATGATCTGAGCATGTTACGAATCGTAGAGACGTTTTCAGAGAGCGCCCCACAGCTCACGCTCATGCTCACCATCATTCTGCAGCAGGGCCATCTGGATCCTGTTACAG TTCTAAAAGCCGTCGGCTCGGCCTCGGCTATCGCCTTCACTGTGACGACCTACCATCGCTCAATGCGCTCCTTCCTGCCTGCCAAAAAAACCCAGAACATAATCTCATCAGTCATCTGCTTCATCTGGAACTTGGTTCTCATCTCTTCTCGTCTCACTGCCCTCGCTCTTTTTGCCTCCGTGCTGCCCTGCTTCATCTTCGCCCACTTCATCTGCTCTTGGCTGGTTTTATTCTTCTTCGCTTGGAGATCCAAGACGGACTTCATGGAAAGTCCTGGTGGAGAATGGCTTTATCGAGCTACTGTTGGCCTCATTTGGTATTTTAATTGGTTTAATGTGGCTGAGGGGACGACGCGGTACAGGACTGCGCTCTATCACGGGTATATACTGACTGATatttgcatcctctgtgctgtgTGGTGCTGGAAGATGAGCACAGATCCTCCTGATTTTGTGATAGAGCCCATGCACGCTTTaatcacagctgcctgtgttATTGCAGTTTACGTCCTCGGTCTAATACTTAAAGTTATTTATTATAAAGTCTTCCATCCAAACCTTGACAAAGATGAGCTGAAAGGTGCCAGCACAGAGCAGCAACCTGAAGATGAGGTGGGATTTCGCGTGTTTGCAGCTGCAGCAAACATGGCAGACCACCCTCCATCCTCCCCATCAGCACACTGCAATAAAAGAATGAGGAAGCTGGCCGAGAACTTCTACTCCTGA
- the xkr8.3 gene encoding XK-related protein 8.3 has product MERGTFSKYSWTDFVFSVIGVCTFLADWGSDVWVATEFYCRGDFFWFGVLVGLMVLSSVVVQMFSWFWFKYDRELPGFSAQTGAKSVLFGDRVKLSCLLHVLQLGFLFRHISAIRQGFRVWWRKEEGSEYVVYLIHDLSMLRLIETFCESAPQLTLMIYVILRTNKARTVQFVSIAASATSIAWMVVDYHRCLRAFLVDKAKQGWGSSLIYFLWNLLLIAPRVAALALFSSVLPGFIAAHFLMLWFVFLLWAWQQRTNFMDSVGGEWLYRSTVGLIWYFSWFNVAEGRTRGRSLIYHSFMTIDGAILLVTWWCYRDLVQTDVYVLPLLISLPLTYLLGLLFKTLYYCCFHPKLWRPLGREPGLPSDLPDAEVSFRDFSIQDSTPSSTLVNKRMACHANNFYTDQRVLRNPHGTNGTEPPHL; this is encoded by the exons ATGGAGCGCGGAACTTTTTCAAAGTACTCCTGGACCGACTTCGTCTTCTCCGTGATCGGAGTGTGCACTTTCCTCGCAGACTGGGGCTCCGATGTTTGGGTGGCCACTGAGTTTTACTGCCGAGGTGACTTCTTCTGGTTCGGAGTGCTGGTTGGCCTCATGGTCCTGTCGTCCGTCGTGGTCCAGATGTTCAGCTGGTTCTGGTTCAAGTACGACCGAGAGCTGCCGGGCTTCAGCGCACAGACCGGGGCGAAAAGCGTGCTCTTCGGGGACCGAGTGAAGTTATCTTGCCTGCTGCATGTCCTGCAACTGGGCTTCCTCTTTAG GCACATCTCCGCCATACGTCAGGGCTTTAGAGTCTGGTGGAGGAAAGAGGAAGGGTCAGAGTATGTAGTTTACCTGATACATGACCTGAGCATGCTCCGTCTTATCGAGACCTTCTGTGAGAGCGCCCCTCAGCTCACCCTGATGATCTACGTCATACTTCGCACCAACAAGGCCAGGACCGTTCAGT TTGTAAGTATTGCTGCTTCAGCCACCTCCATAGCCTGGATGGTGGTGGATTACCACCGCTGCCTGCGAGCCTTCCTCGTAGACAAAGCCAAGCAGGGATGGGGGTCCTCCTTAATCTATTTCCTGTGGAATCTGCTGCTAATCGCCCCACGGGTGGCGGCGCTCGCCCTGTTCTCCTCTGTCCTTCCTGGATTCATCGCCGCCCATTTTCTGATGCTGTGGTTCGTCTTCCTGCTGTGGGCGTGGCAACAGAGGACAAACTTCATGGACAGTGTGGGTGGGGAGTGGCTGTACCGGTCCACTGTGGGGCTTATCTGGTACTTCAGTTGGTTTAACGTGGCTGAGGGTCGGACCCGTGGGAGGAGCCTAATCTACCATTCCTTCATGACCATAGATGGGGCGATCCTGCTGGTGACCTGGTGGTGCTACAGAGACCTGGTCCAGACCGATGTGTACGTCCTCCCACTTCTCATCTCTCTACCTCTCACTTACCTCCTGGGGCTGCTTTTTAAAACCCTGTACTACTGCTGTTTCCACCCTAAACTGTGGAGACCCCTGGGGAGGGAGCCTGGACTGCCCAGTGATCTGCCTGATGCAGAAGTGTCCTTTAGAGACTTTTCCATCCAGGACAGCACCCCGTCCTCTACACTTGTCAACAAACGCATGGCCTGCCATGCCAATAATTTTTACACAGATCAAAGAGTCCTCCGAAACCCTCACGGCACAAACGGTACCGAGCCCCCTCATCTGTGA
- the srsf4 gene encoding serine/arginine-rich splicing factor 4 isoform X1, producing MSRVYIGRLSYRAREKDVERFFKGYGKILEVDLKNGYGFVEFDDPRDADDAVYDLNGKELCGERVIVEHTRGPRRDGGYGGGGGGGGGGGGGGGGGRSGYGRWGGRDRYGPPIRTDYRLIVENLSSRCSWQDLKDYMRQAGEVTYADTHKGRKNEGVIEFRLYSDMKRALEKLDGTEVNGRKIRLIEDRPGARRRRSYSRSRSRSRSRSRSRRSRKSRSRSESSSRSRSRSRAASRSRSRSRSKKNKGKGKKEEEERSNGAQKNKDRSRSRSRSPKSKKSKKEGKKGKKGESRSRSRSRSRSRSRSRSRSASGAKDQSRKSVSKGREEPKSDDEGGEPERGSRSRSRSRSQSPEESKSRARSKSKSKSRSPSPAKARSRSRSASRSESRSKSRSQSRSRSRSRS from the exons ATGTCGCGGGTGTATATCGGAAGATTGAGCTACAGAGCCAGAGAGAAGGACGTAGAGAGGTTCTTTAAAGGCTATGGGAAGATACTCGAAGTCGACTTGAAAAACGG GTATGGGTTTGTTGAATTCGATGACCCCCGTGATGCTGATGATGCAGTATATGACCTAAACGGCAAAGAGCTGTGTGGAGAGAGGGTCATTGTGGAGCACACCAGGGGACCGCGTCGTGATGGAGGctatggtggtggtggtggtggtggaggtggtggaggaggaggaggaggaggaggacgga GTGGATATGGACGCTGGGGAGGAAGAGACAGATATGGTCCACCTATACGGACAGATTATCGGCTTATTGTTGAGAATCTTTCCAGTCGCTGTAGCTGGCAAGACTTAAAG GACTACATGAGGCAGGCGGGTGAGGTGACTTACGCTGACACCCACAAGGGCCGGAAAAATGAGGGGGTGATCGAGTTCAGGCTCTACTCTGATATGAAGAGGGCCCTGGAGAAGCTCGACGGCACAGAGGTGAACGGCAGAAAGATCCGGCTCATTGAGGACCGTCCCGGTGCCAGGCGCCGCCGCTCGTATTCTCGTAGCCGCAGCCGTTCCAG GTCTCGCTCCAGGAGCCGCAGGTCTCGTAAGAGCCGCAGCCGCAGTGAGAGCAGCAGTCGCAGCCGCTCCCGCTCAAG GGCTGCTTCTCGCTCCCGCAGTCGATCTCGTAGCAAGAAGAATAAGGGAAAGGgcaagaaggaggaggaggagcgcaGCAACGGCGCTCAGAAGAACAAGGATCGCAGCCGGAGCCGGAGCCGCAGCCCCAAGAGTAAAAAGAGCaagaaagaggggaaaaagggcaaGAAGGGGGAGTCCAGGTCCAGGTCTCGCTCTCGGTCTCGCTCCAGGTCTCGTTCTAGATCTCGTTCTGCATCTGGAGCTAAGGATCAGTCAAGGAAATCTGTCTCAAAGGGCCGCGAGGAGCCCAAGAGCGATGACGAGGGCGGCGAGCCTGAGAGAGGCTCACGCTCTCGTTCTCGTTCCCGTTCTCAGTCTCCTGAGGAGTCCAAATCCAGAGCCAGGTCTAAATCAAAGTCCAAATCCCGTTCCCCCTCACCTGCCAAAGCCCGCTCCCGTTCCCGCTCCGCCTCCCGATCGGAGTCCCGCTCTAAATCCCGCTCCCAGTCTCGTTCTCGTTCCCGTTCTCGCTCCTAG
- the srsf4 gene encoding serine/arginine-rich splicing factor 4 isoform X2 — MKTAFPIRPRPGGEDAMGLGTDVGSALIGGYGRWGGRDRYGPPIRTDYRLIVENLSSRCSWQDLKDYMRQAGEVTYADTHKGRKNEGVIEFRLYSDMKRALEKLDGTEVNGRKIRLIEDRPGARRRRSYSRSRSRSRSRSRSRRSRKSRSRSESSSRSRSRSRAASRSRSRSRSKKNKGKGKKEEEERSNGAQKNKDRSRSRSRSPKSKKSKKEGKKGKKGESRSRSRSRSRSRSRSRSRSASGAKDQSRKSVSKGREEPKSDDEGGEPERGSRSRSRSRSQSPEESKSRARSKSKSKSRSPSPAKARSRSRSASRSESRSKSRSQSRSRSRSRS, encoded by the exons ATGAAGACCGCTTTTCCCATTAGGCCCAGGCCGGGTGGTGAGGATGCCATGGGGTTAGGAACAGATGTGGGTTCAGCTCTTATAG GTGGATATGGACGCTGGGGAGGAAGAGACAGATATGGTCCACCTATACGGACAGATTATCGGCTTATTGTTGAGAATCTTTCCAGTCGCTGTAGCTGGCAAGACTTAAAG GACTACATGAGGCAGGCGGGTGAGGTGACTTACGCTGACACCCACAAGGGCCGGAAAAATGAGGGGGTGATCGAGTTCAGGCTCTACTCTGATATGAAGAGGGCCCTGGAGAAGCTCGACGGCACAGAGGTGAACGGCAGAAAGATCCGGCTCATTGAGGACCGTCCCGGTGCCAGGCGCCGCCGCTCGTATTCTCGTAGCCGCAGCCGTTCCAG GTCTCGCTCCAGGAGCCGCAGGTCTCGTAAGAGCCGCAGCCGCAGTGAGAGCAGCAGTCGCAGCCGCTCCCGCTCAAG GGCTGCTTCTCGCTCCCGCAGTCGATCTCGTAGCAAGAAGAATAAGGGAAAGGgcaagaaggaggaggaggagcgcaGCAACGGCGCTCAGAAGAACAAGGATCGCAGCCGGAGCCGGAGCCGCAGCCCCAAGAGTAAAAAGAGCaagaaagaggggaaaaagggcaaGAAGGGGGAGTCCAGGTCCAGGTCTCGCTCTCGGTCTCGCTCCAGGTCTCGTTCTAGATCTCGTTCTGCATCTGGAGCTAAGGATCAGTCAAGGAAATCTGTCTCAAAGGGCCGCGAGGAGCCCAAGAGCGATGACGAGGGCGGCGAGCCTGAGAGAGGCTCACGCTCTCGTTCTCGTTCCCGTTCTCAGTCTCCTGAGGAGTCCAAATCCAGAGCCAGGTCTAAATCAAAGTCCAAATCCCGTTCCCCCTCACCTGCCAAAGCCCGCTCCCGTTCCCGCTCCGCCTCCCGATCGGAGTCCCGCTCTAAATCCCGCTCCCAGTCTCGTTCTCGTTCCCGTTCTCGCTCCTAG